DNA sequence from the Candidatus Acidulodesulfobacterium ferriphilum genome:
TTCGGGCCTAATGCCGAACCCAATATAACCCCTGCAACTGTCACTAAAAGAACTGGGATTATAATATGAACCCCCATTCTGATATAATTTGATACGCTGGTTATAGACGAAATTAAAACCACTAATATGCTTATGCCGGCGGCTAAAAAAACAGGCAGTCCGTTTATATCGGTTAAAAACGGAACAATCAAAAAACCGCCGCCTACGCCGAATATGGAAGATATTACCGCTATTATAAACCCGGCAAAAAACAAAAATGGCGGGCTGACCGAGTAGTTTTTAGATAGACATTCAAAGTCGATTCTCTTAAAAGAAACCCTGCCGATTGACGGCAATTTATTTAAATCTTCAACGGGGGTATCCTTCTGTTTTATTTTTTTTCCTTGTTTCAAAATATTGTAAATCATCAAGCCCGCCACCAGAAATGTCAGGTAGCCGAACAG
Encoded proteins:
- a CDS encoding sulfite exporter TauE/SafE family protein, with the protein product MHSLIYYLIAFLWAIFTGFIFSSIGAAGGILASFGFITVLHIPVANSVKVMSQILIIISPLIALPVYLRQDRTKKIKSILFYLGFIIAFGAIIGALFGSWFSKEYLSELKSFKYLFGYLTFLVAGLMIYNILKQGKKIKQKDTPVEDLNKLPSIGRVSFKRIDFECLSKNYSVSPPFLFFAGFIIAVISSIFGVGGGFLIVPFLTDINGLPVFLAAGISILVVLISSITSVSNYIRMGVHIIIPVLLVTVAGVILGSALGPKISQRLNEKWLKYTLIVLLFFIGVFYVFKP